ctgatttttattttacatcagtttatttaaaaaaattaccatattttatataaactgtatACAAAATATGGTATATAAACTTAGTCGTTTTGgtatatcaaactctgtatcgtcaaactAAAATGAACTCACTcttgttttagagtcgcaaatcctgtacttctgaacTTGTTTGAAAatccgagctaaagaattgtgggcaaatttaagctttaagcCAATGCGAATgagttccattttactccggTGTTCTAGTATTCTCATACTCGCCCGcgttcgcgtttattatggttgcgaaatcccgtggaaaccgtttgtttctctgggatgaaagtttgtatggaactctccgtcctttcaacaaaGTCTATGCCAATAATCAAGTCGATCGCATTAACAACCTCCTAGACGACCTCACCGTtgtgtgaatttaagtaggaggtcccgggttcggttcccggcaggggaaaatttggaaattataatttctgtattttgtctggtctgcgaggctttggccgtggctagttaccaccctacttcATTCTGATTTAGtgtaccggtgcgatgtcgcctagaaaccgattaggtttatgactaccatactccctaacaggttagcccgctatcatcttagactgcatgatcacttaccaccagctgaTCACTctgtgataaggccgccattacaCCCAAGTTTAGTTTATATGTTGTTTATGCATtatgttttggtttttaataagaataagTAAGTGAAGCTAAGTaggccgaagttctaaccatattttttggcgtggtggaaaagctttattgctaaaCAGAAACACTCTTAATTTAATACTTGTTATTTGTTTCAGCATAAAACGTCACTCGAAATCGATAGATATAACGAAGAAGTGTTGCGGCTACTGCAGGGGAACATTCGAGATCATTttgaataagaaaaacaaagatGGCGTCGTTGTATCGACGCCGGCCAGGAAAGGAGGCCCCAACGACTTCGCACTGTACGTGAAGGAGAACTACGGAGCCCTAAAAACCGGCAGAACACATGGGCAGATAATGAAAATGCTTGGCGAACAGTTCTCGGCgaagaaaaacaataaacaatccagtgttgataatttaaatgatttaagTAGCGATTGAAGCTgcgatagcgcagtgggtaggagcttgacttcactatcggggcgccgagttcgaatcccagcatgcacctctaattttttttttcttagccgcattttcatttttttatcttaattaaaatctctagttatatactatattatatataccccTACATCCCCATTTCCGGTGCTGATAATTTTACATTATACTATTCCGTCTCTGATTCTCTCACTCAAGTAAACGAAATGAAAGTTAAAGCTATTTTTGTACTGTCATTTCGTTTACTTTAGGGAACGAGAGACCATAgattttctgaaaaaaaaaagacatataaaattaatgtaccAAATACATCATTTAATTGAGAAAAAATAAGAGATAACCTGAAAATAACGTACGTACGTAACGTGATCTTACTTTAGTAAGGCATATTATGTCAATATTCTAAACGCATTGACATGACGGGTATATTGTTTAGTGTATATCTGTATGTACAGATGCGGGGCTTTAGTCAGAGAATTTTTTTAGCGAGAAAATTACCGTTTTATTTCTATAGAGATATTTGAAAGCATCGATAGACtgtccacggctggacataggtctttagaGTTAGTACCAAAACTTGGGACATctacgtccatcggttctccaaactATGTGGTATTtagatttgatcacgtagagatactcagagcatagctctctccatcgccttcATACGAAGCCcataattaatagttcgaagaCAGACAATGACGAGTCGAGATAATTTTCTCGcggtgcgcatgctagccctgcttGACCCGgtagaaaatttgaatttactgaTGCTTACATTAGTAGTGTATATTCTACATCAATTTATTGTATTGACGGTTTTAAGACTTGGTAGGTAAGTATACACTCGTTTgttgatgaaaataatattattattagacatatttgtaaatattttagaaatattgtACTGGTTACAATAACTAAATGTAATAAAGGCtgctaaaataataatgtacatattttgtaaaatatattagaatttaaataacgatattgaaaataattattaatatgaagTGTTTTACTTGACTAtaactttgttttaatttattacatgaTTTACAATATTCtgtaaaatgtattttgaattgtaaacattgttaaaataattattattaactactgtttatttattgatataatttcgaatgcttaaatattttgttacacataatattatattcatttggAATTAAATTCTTGattgatatattatttgttgTCTTTTGTATATACATCACTGATATAAAACATTCGctttgtttcatatttttaccaCATAACCCTTGGAAAGTCAAAAGTCAgacttaaatatatgtatttaaaaaagaattaatattaaaaagttcgtacattatataaaaatatgtacgtaGCACTGAGAtggtggcgataactacatttctAAACAtagaactaaagctaggagggttccaaacgcgccctgtctAAGGGCCGAAACACATAACGCACGACGCGAATTCCAGCGTTATGACGTCATACTTGTTGACAAGGATGCAGTTTGTTTCTAACACTCTTGCAAACAACACGTTTCAACCGAGaagcagttttaaaattaaaatgtctgaCGTTGACGTCGATCTGTTTATATCTTCGGTTCAGGAACACCGTTGTTTGTGGGATACTAGTGACGAAACCTATAAagacaaatttataaaacaagaaGCATGGAAAAGCATTTGTGAGATCGTTTATGTTGATTACAAGGAAAAAAACTCAACCGAAAAATCAAAACTGGGTAAGTAGTAACATAGTATTGTCTTAGGTTTACGCGATCACTATTCACAATAAAACTACAATTTTTACTGTAGTAAAAACGTAAAAATCTGATCCGcggtttaaattgtaaaaattgtagTTTAATGTAAGTAgcatgtatctttttttttttaatcatatgaAATACACCATTTATTTTAATGCCCTATGCAAAAGATTTTCtctaagttaaaattatattttttctcgcGCTCTTATTCAAAAAGGTAaacaaatactataaataaaaccaaattgccatttaaattgtttattcgcAGTTCACAACATGTTAAATAGTTTGAATCAAATGTATTAaggtattatttgtattttgaacTGAGTAGGTATACGAACattcatattttgtttaattgccAACTTAGGGCGCCAACATCACTGGAAAAGTAATTACAAAAATCATTCCGTATTAGATGTGggcttaaattattttcatttgctgTGGGCAAATGCAACATTTGCAGATCAGAATCATCAAAGATAATGTCATCGGTCGCTTGTACTCCATCTCGATTCAAAACAAAGTTGTGCATTACACAACACGCCTTGATAATGTCTGTCGCAAATTCGTATTGCACATTCATAGATCGATGAAATATGCGCCATTTATTGGCTAGGATGCCAAAAGCGCACTCGACATATCTTCGGGCACGACTCAGTCGATAATTGTAAACTCTTTGTTGTACCGACAAATGTTTCCCTGAGTAAGGGCGCATGACGTTATTCGAAATTGAGAATGCTTCATCTCCTACAAAAACAAATGGAGTTTCATTTTGAGAACCTGGTAAAGGCTTTGGTACAGGAATAGGTAATTTGCGTGTCATAATCAAATCATAAAGTTTAGAGTTCTGGAAAACGGTGGAGTCACTTTCCTTGCCATACGCTCCTTTATCGACAAAAATGAATCTATATCTAGAATCTACAAGAGCTAATAAAACTATTGAATTATAGCCCTTATAATTGTAAAACAGTGATCCACTGTGCGCAGGACATGTAATACGGACATGTTTACCATCAAGAGCTCCTATGCAGTTAGGAAAATTTGCTTTCTTGTCAAACTCAATAGCGACATCTTCTAGAACCTGTTTTGTTATAGGAGGTATATTTTGACTTGATAGATGTTTCCATATGGCGCGACAAACTGTCCTTACAATTTTTGCTATTGTACTTGCTCCTCGGAAGTAATTCGTATGCATGGTTTTAAAGTCACTGCCGGTTGCTAGAaatctaaaatgaaataataattagtaggcaaataataaaataatacaaatgtaGGTATAATCAAACTCAAACTGCGCAGGTAATAGTGTTGCTAAAGGAATAGATTTTCAAAGATAGACAGGTAGTTTTTCAAAGAAGTACtcaagaaatattttacattatggTTGTTCTAGGCAAAGTCAATCAGTTTTTAACTTGCCTAAGTCAAGAAAAAGCAGAAAATTGTTCTTTTTCGGCGGCCAGCCATTTATATGAAATTGGATGGACCGAAAGTACTTATGAAagttatatcaaattttatatgtagtataaatGGAATCTAGGGAATTTTAgtctttattactatttttcacTTGTGAAGTTATTTGTTGCAGGTAATGATTTAGTCAAGAAGTGGAAGGCCATAAAAGATAATTTtgctaaatatcaaaaaaaactaaaagatgCCAATCGATCAGGAGCTGGAGCtgcaaaaattaaagaatatcaCTTGAATAAACAATTACAGTTTTTGAAAAAGGTTTCACAAAATACAACTGATTCCAGTTTATGTGTAGCGGAAGGAGATATTGAGAATGAAATAACGGCATTGCCTCGTTATAAAAGTCAACCACGAAAACGAAAGGCAGATGATAAGGATGATATTGAAGAAGATTTATTGGCAATATTAAAAACACCGGAGAATAGACATTTGCATTTTTTCAAGGGGATTTTACCATCTCTACAATCGTTAAATGAGAATCAAACATTGATATTTCAAAGTCGGGTGCTTCAAATATTAACGGACATTCTTCAACCTTCAATTCATCAAAATACCCATCACGGCTATAATCAAGAATATCAGCATCAGGGTTATAATCAAGGATATTCAACTATGAGATACGATAATACGGTTCAGAGTGGCTACCACACTTCTACTCCTGGAAGTTCGATTACTGAACAGAGGACTACCTCATCATCAAACCAACAACGTCCAATAAATTCACCATTTTTACTGGACGAAACGTCAGCTACTTCCTATGTTTCACAAGATGAGGAGTttgatttttcttaaattgatcattacattttttaaggcctattaaagtattcttaaagtaagaaaattgtataatgcaaaaagcttaatttgattCTGTCTTGTTTCATTTGAACCTGGCTTTGTACCACTAGGTACCCCCAAACCATGAACACTAGTGATGCAAAATTTTTATCGACACCCCGCTAGTACCACAGGTGTATAAAGCCAGGggtacaaataaaactaaacatttgATTCCGAGTGCCataaacatcaataaaaaaaaaataagaaacctaTTTGTTTTACCTTAAAGTTAAGCCCAGCATTTCCAAAGCAGTAACTGGTTTccttcctttattttttttcttctgtatatattttgataactcGCTTAATAGCTCTTCAAATGATGATATACTCATTCTAAAGTAggcaacaaattttttttcgtcTATCTTTAATGCTTCGTATTTTTTAGAAAAGAACTCGCCATTTGGATTCATACCCTTACTTAATGGATGTATCCAGTATCTTCTTTGCCGTATTTTTAAGATAGAATAATGTCttcttaataacaaataagCAATAAGTTTATTACGATCCATCGCAGAGAGACGTCTATCCACACTCAAAAATCACGAGAAAATGGTTACCCTACCATAATGCCCTGTTTCGCGACGCCGCAACGCGGCAACGCAACTGCCGATTTTGGCGTTGCGGCGCCGCAAAATAAAGCAGTTTGCGTTATGTGTTTCGGTCCTAAGAGGAAATTTAACCGGGAattctttttgttttcaccatctctcattgtcatttgaaaactaTAGAAGTAATCTGATTATTACAATTAAGAATTTCACTTGCGGCGAttaacatcatgaggaaaccggATTCcgtattgttctcaaaggtgtgtgaagtgcaccaatccgcacttggctagcgtggtggactacggcctaaaccatggCCGTACCCAGGAGGGGCAGgcaaaatgtatgaactcttaaaaaatgtatggcaattaagatacagacagacaaaaaatttcaaacttcagtatcgattatagatcGATTATAGAGGGCCCTCTAAAAAATCTTCACAAAACGGACGCAGAAAAACTGACCTATAAAAACCTCACTTGACCAGAAGCTTGGTACGCCCACTGCCTAAACCTATGTCATTCTATGAGGAGAAAATATCCAGAACCCGCCTAGAAATATCCCCTCCAAGTTCTGTAAGTTGTAACAgcttagtaaataattattgtaatttacaGAAGCTGAAGTCTTCAATCAAtccttccatactaatattaaaaatgcaaaagtgtttgtttgtccatcaataacgcagcaacagagaAACGGATTCATGTGTTATTTAGCATAgctgtagttttttttctttattccactaaaagttagctcttgactgcattctcaactggtggtaagtgatgatgcagtccgagatggtagcggggtaacctgttagggagtagggtagtcatacgcctaatcggtttcacgcgacatcgcaccggaagactaaatcgcttagcggcacgcatTTGTCGCTagagtaactagccacggccaaagcctctcaccagaccagtccagagaaaattcaaaaattataaattcctaaattgcccctggggagtcgaacccgggtcctcctacttaaattcacagcgctcactgttgcgccagggaggtcgtcaaagtttATGGGCCGAAGTATCTTTTTGATCCCGGAAAAATGCacagtaacttataaaaaaaaaaaagggaagtATGATGGAACATCGCTACACTAATCTTTATCCTTATGAAAAACCTTGACTccctatataataaaaataaaacaacaaacatatttaatacctttttttatttatttatatatagtaaatgTCAGTTGTCATTCGTTAAATGATAAAGTAGGTACAGtcttgaaattattaaaaaaataataaggatataatttacaacaaagaatttaaaaaaaaaagaaacgctCGCATACGTCACAATTTCAAATGAGCACTTCGCGTACCCGTTATGTACAAAacttacaattaaaaatgaaataataatgctGATCGCATATTACAGCACGCGCCGCAACTACTCATCATTGAAAATGCATTGCGTCATTAACACTAAACGCGAAGGATCATTTACTTACTATGGTAATACGTAATACGTTAAGATTCAGGTAATTTAACACAGGTAAACAGATCAAAGACCAGTCCGGAAATAGAAAATTGACTGACCCTTTTACCTTCAGAAAGCAGTTAAGCCATGGGTTTGATTATTATTACCAAGGGATCATAATTGTTAAATAGTAAAAGTCCGCCAACGCGCATTCGAGCTGCGTGGTGGGACTAAGCTATCTCCTGTTTCACACAAGAGAAACATTTAGTTCAAGTAGGATGATAATATACTCTAGTAGGtacaaatacattattattagcCTACTTAGGGGATGGGATTTTTGGAAAATCCCAACCTAGTGCTCACTTTATTTTCGTTCTTCATGTACAAAATTGCATGCTTATGAAATTGCTGGTTTAAGCTGTGCTTTGTTAATCAGCCTCTATTTTTTCGCATTTGAGAAGAATGTCAAAGTTCTATTCCTTTTTTGGGTGATAGAAGCCCCCACTGATATATATTAATTGGCTGAGGA
The sequence above is drawn from the Pararge aegeria chromosome 24, ilParAegt1.1, whole genome shotgun sequence genome and encodes:
- the LOC120634645 gene encoding uncharacterized protein LOC120634645 produces the protein MDRNKLIAYLLLRRHYSILKIRQRRYWIHPLSKGMNPNGEFFSKKYEALKIDEKKFVAYFRMSISSFEELLSELSKYIQKKKNKGRKPVTALEMLGLTLRFLATGSDFKTMHTNYFRGASTIAKIVRTVCRAIWKHLSSQNIPPITKQVLEDVAIEFDKKANFPNCIGALDGDEAFSISNNVMRPYSGKHLSVQQRVYNYRLSRARRYVECAFGILANKWRIFHRSMNVQYEFATDIIKACCVMHNFVLNRDGVQATDDIIFDDSDLQMLHLPTANENNLSPHLIRNDFCFVTSIPQTTVFLNRRYKQIDVNVRHFNFKTASRLKRVVCKSVRNKLHPCQQKIYGLSFPKVNEMTVQK